DNA sequence from the Papio anubis isolate 15944 chromosome 7, Panubis1.0, whole genome shotgun sequence genome:
ccaattctgtgaagaaagtcattggtagcttaatggggatggtattgaatcttaTAAATTCACCTTTGGGCAGGTATGggctttcacaatattgattctttcctatccatgagcatggtatgctcttccatttgtttgtgtcctcttatttcactgagcagtggtttgtagttctccttgaagaggtctcctttacatccctttgtaaattgattcctaggtacttttattctctttagctatggtgaatgggagttcattcaaggatttggctctctgtttgtctgttactggtatcaaaatgcttgtgatttttaagactgattttgtatcctgagactttggttgaagttgcttatcagcttaagaagattttgtattgagatgatggggttttcaaatatacaatcatgtcatctggtaaacagggacaatttgatgtcttcttttcctaactgaatacgctttatttcttttatcttgccTTGACGTTCTAGCCAGGtctccaacactatgttgaataggagtggtgagagtaggcatcctcgcccgtgccagttttcaaagggaatgctcaattttgcccattcagtacatattcactgtgggtttgtcataaatagcctgGCTATTTTGAGATAATGCACTcatcaataaatttaatttattgagagttttagcatgaagggctgttgaatttgtcaaaggccttttctgcatctgttgagataatcatgtggttttttgtctttggttccgggctttatatgctggattacatttattgattttgtgtATTCTTGAACCGCCTTTGCATCCTgcgggatgaagcccacttggatTATGCATAAGCTTTTCATATGCTGCTGAATGAatggccagtattttattgaggatttttgcattgatgttcatcaggatattggtctaaaaattttttgttgtatctcttgtcaggctttgctatcaggatgatgttggcctcataaaatgagttagggaggattcttcttttctattgattaaaatagtttcagaaggaatggtaccagccctccttgtacctctggtagaattcgccAGAATCCAtcttggtcctggacttttttggttggtaggctattaattattgcctcaatttcagagcctgctattggtctattcagggattcaacttcttcctgatttagtcttgtgagtaagtgtccaggaaattatccatttcttctaggttttcagttttattttatgaggtgttttatagtattccctctgatggtagtttgtatttctgtggggtcgtagtatcccctttatcatcttttattatgcttctatttgattcttttctctctctttttctttctttattagtcttatagtggtctatcaattttgttgatttttcaaaaaccagctcctagattcattgaattttgagggtttttttgtgtctctatctcctctaGTCTCTGCCTGATCTtaagttatttcttgcctctgctagcttcttttaaatgtgtttgctcttgcttctctagttcttttaattgtgatgttagggtgtcaattttaggtctttcctgctttctcttgtgggcatttagtgctataaatttccctctacacactgctttaaatgtgtcccagagattctggtatgtcgtatctttgttctcattgatttcaaagaacatctttatttctgccttcatttcattatgtacccagtagtcattcaggatcaggttgttcagtttccatgtagttgagcggtcttgattgagtttcttagtcctgagttctagtttgattgcactgtggtctgagagacagtttgttaaaatttctattcttttacatttgctgaagagtgctttacttctagctatgtggtcaattttggaataagtgcgatgtggtgctgagaagaatgtgtattctgtttatttggggtggagagttctgtagatgtctattaggtccacttggtgcagagttgagttcaattcctggatatccttgttaactttttgtatcattgatctgtctaatgttgacagtggggtgttaaagtctcccattattattctaTGTGAGTCTAactctctttgtaagtctctaaggacttgctttatgaatctaggtgttcttgcattgggtgcatatatatttaggatagttagctcttcttgttgaattgatccctttaccattatgtaatggctttctttggctcttttgatctttgctggtttaaagtctgttttatcagagactaggattgcaacccctgcctttttttgttttccatttgctcggtagatcttcctccatccctttattttgagcctatgtgtgtctctgcaggtgagatgggtctcctgaatacagcaaactgatgggtcttgactctatccaatttgctagtctgtgtcttttaattggaccatttattccatttacgtttatggttaatattgttatgtgtgaacttgatcctgtcattatgatattagctggttattttgctcactagttgatgcagtttcttcctagcatcgatggtctttacattttggcatgtttttgcaatggctggtacctgttgttcctttccacgtttagtgcttccttcaggatctcttgtaggtaggcctggtggtgacaaaatctctaagcatttgcttgtctgtaaaggattttatttctctttcacttatgaaacttagtttggctggatatgaaattctggtttgaaaattctttacgaatgttgaatattggccctcacactcttctggcttgtagaatttctgccgagagatctgttgttagtctgatgggcttccctttgtgtgtaacctgagctttctctctggctgcccttaacattttttccttcatttcaactttggtgactctgactattatgtgtcttggagttgctcttctcaaggagtatctttgtggcgttctctgtatttcctgaatttgaatgttggcctgccttgctaggtgggggaagttctcctggataatatcctgcagagtgttttccaacttggttccattctccccatcactttcaggcacaccaatcagatgtagatttggtcttttcacataatcccatatttcttggagggtttgttcatttctttttactcttttttccctaaacttcttttctcacttcatttcattcatttgatcttcaatcactgataatctttcttccagttgattgagctgtttactgaagcttgtgcatttgtcacatagttcttgtgtcatggttttcatcgcTATCAGTTCATTTGTGGAATTCTCTGCAtgggttattctagttatcctttcttccattcttttttcaaggtttttagtttctttacactgggtacatagttcctcctttagctctgaaaagtTTGATCaattgaagccttcttctctcaactcatcaaagtcattctccgtccagctttgttccgttgctggtgatgagctgcgttcctttggaggcggagatgcactctgattttttgaatttccagcttttctgcactgcttcttccccatctttgtggttttatctgactttggtctttgatgatggtgatgtactgatggggttttggtgcgGGTGTCCtttatgtttgttagttttccttctaacagtccaccctcagctgcaggtctgctggagtttgtttgaggtccattccagaccctgtttggctgggtatcagcagtggaggctgcagaagatagaatattgctgaatagcaaGTGTTGCTGTGTGATTCtcgctctggaagctttgtctcacaggtgtacccagccgtgcaaagtgtgaggtgtcagtctgtgcacctagtgggggatgtctcctagttaggctactcaggggtcagggacccacttgagcaggcaggcagtctgttctcagatctcaacctccatgctgggagaaccaatgctctcttcaaagctgtcagacagggacatttacatctgcagaggtttctgctgctttttgttaagctatcccctgtccccagaggtggagtctatacaggcaggcaggcctccttgagctgtggtgggctgcaaccagttcgagcttcctggtggctttgtttacctacttaagcctcagcaatggtgggagcccctcccccagccttgctgccaccttgcagttagatctcagactgctgtgctagcaatgagggaggctctgtgggcatgggaccttcCGGGCCAGGAGTGGGATaaaatctcctggtgtgctgtttgctaagacccttggtaaagcacagtattagggtgggagttacccgattttccagatgttgtgtgtctcagtttcccttggctaggaaaggggaattcccttcccccttgcacttcccaggtgaggcaatgcctcgccctgcttcagatctcgctggttgggctgcatccactgaccagcaccaactgtccgacacaccccagtgagatgaacccagtacctcagttgaaaatgcagaaatcactcttcttctgtgtcgctcatgctgggagctggaggctggagcttttcctatttggccatcttgggcgccccTCTctaagctaattttttaaagatatttttatttcaggttgGCCCCCAATTGGTAGAAATTCACAACTCTTCAGTTTTAGGTCTCTCTGCCTCCCATTTCAGAATCGTGCAGCAGAATTGCATTATTTTGAATACTGTAATGTATAATTTGTGATTATTCCAATTATTACAATAAAGATTGCTTTGCATGAATAAACTACAGTGTACAACCATGTGTGGATAAATGGATGAGATACTTAAGAACAGAAGTGTTAATAAACTAAGagtgtaggctgggtgcggtggctcatgtctgtaatcccagcaacttgggaggacgaggcaggcagatcacctgagctcaggagttcaagaccagcccgatcaacatggagaaatcctgtctctactaaaaatacaaaattagccaggcatggtggtgcatgcctataatcctagctactcgggaggctgaggcagaagaatggcttgaactgggGCAGCAGAATTAGCAATGAGCCAGGATCCCACCCCTGGGCAATAAAAGCGaaactcattctcaaaaaaaaaaaaaaaaaaaaagcagaataaattcTGACACAttctacaatatggatgaaccttgagggcattatgctaagtgaaacaagccaaacataaaaaagaaaaacagtatgtgATTCCACATTACAcaaggtacctagagtagtcagatTCACAGAGAAGGTAGAACAGTGGTTGCCAAGAGCTGTGTCAGAGGAGAATGGGCAAGTGTTGtgtaatgggtacagagtttcagttttggtGAGATGAAAAAGCTCAGGGGAGGGGTGATGGTGACTGTTTCACAACCAAGTGAGTGTAGTCAAAGCCACTGAACTataacttaaaaatgttaaaatggtaaattttactttacatacattcaactacacacacacaaaatggagcCACGAAGTTTCAAGTATCTTAATAGGACAAATCAAAACCAGTCTTTGGAatatactattttcatttttcctttactttatGCCAAGATGTGTaagttacaaaacaaaaatgcatcttTAACTGTATTCAGTACTTGCAGTAAGTGTATGGCCTGTTGGAAGTCATACTCCTCCCAAACCATCAATCATTAAAGTGTGCAGttctaaaaatacagatataaaaataccttttcccgaatattcattttttattaatattttcacctTCCGATTTTGTGTATCACCTAAGTGAGTATGCCTCATGGTTAAGAATGTGGGCTCTGGTGTTAGAAAGATTTATCACGAATGTCCCAGAGTAACGCTGGGGCTTTACCACTTGACACTTATTCTCAGATTAATGGAAACACTTGCCTCTcttataaaaggagaaagagggaaaaaaaggataaaaagaaagtcAGAGTCAGAAAACGCAAGTTTCAGTCATAAATGATTTTATctagacaatttaaaaaaatgaagggagagagaaatcaAGGAAGTTGCTAAATCCACGTGCTTTACCTTTCCATTTATGCACGCGATGATAAACTTATTAGGGCACGTGGAAAAGTAACTCCTGTATTCCTTACAACACTGACCTTTGAGTGGTCCCAACAGGATGCTGGTCATTCTTGCAGTTcagctgaatttttatttttatttttattatttttttttaacactactTGCTATTCTTTCTGGTTTCTTCCCAGCCTTTTTATGGGTGCGTGGTAAAATAACACTTACCTACCCACCGGCTTCCATTTACTTCCATCCCTGCCCTGCCAGACCCGCTGGACAGGATCACCCACTCTCCGGCCCACAAACTGGAAGGTGCAGCGCCCAGGACGCACAGCTCCCGGGTGGCCGTGGGACTCATGCACAAGAAGGCCATCCCCGCGCTAAGCTGAGGCGTTTCTGGAAGGTACCCTCTGCCTAGGTGCCGGCAGTGGCCGCGGAACCCGCCCCGGGGGACAGAGCGCATCATTAAGGTGCTTTGGCCACGTTGAGGCCTCCCCCTGGCCTCCTTCCCACATGCCCTGACCCACGGGGACCTTCACTGGCTCCTGTGTTTACCTAAAACTTTTGCCACGCGCCATCTCCGCTGTGTCCCTGTCAGCCGCTGACCGGAACCAGGTGCGCGGTGGGGGGCGGGGCGACCCGGCAGGGGGCGTGGCGAAGGCTGCTGATTTCCTACCACAAACAACACACCCGCTTCACCTAAAGCAGAAATTAAAGCCAGGAGGCACCACCCCTTGTGGGcccctgaaaactacaaaaccaaGTTTGGAGACAGTTCAAAGGCGCTTGGGTTGGCCGGTGGCAATTTTTGTTTCCCGTCTCTCTGCACACGCGACAGCCCTCGCGCTGCCAGCGGCTCTGGCTGGGGGTGAGTCCGGAACCTGTGAGCCACGGAACTTTGGGCTCTGAGCTCCGATTTCCGCTAGGCGCGTCCTTGCGGTGCGCTTTCCCAGCGGCTCTCTGGCCCCGCTTGCCGCTTGTGTGGGGAGTTGGAGACAGCCATGGCCCCGCGGGCCTGGCGCTGACAGACCCTGCAGCGGTGTCTGACGGGGGTCGGGGGTGGGCAAAGCCACCGGCTGCCCCAGTACATCCTCACATAAGTGCGCAGATCCCGGGCTCAGGTGCGACTGGGGTCGCACGTGGACGCGGGTTGCAGGCCCCTGGCAAATTGCTGAGCTGGGGGAAGGTAAGGGGAAATGTAATTCACTTTTCCCCACATTTCAGAGGACCTAGgctatcaacattttaaaaattgttgaagtTTTTACAGTATGGCTCTGTCCGTTGAATGTTATTGAAATCAACCGAACCTCAGTTATTAACGCCTAGAAGCTCCCCTTGAGGCTTGTTACGGCCCCATCCCCCTACACACAAACTGTATTGGTTTCTCCTTCGCCTTTGTGCTCCTAAAGCACTCAGTGTTTACCTGTCATCATGCTTCATTGAAAGTACAAACTTGTCACTTGTCTGTCCACCCCAACTAAGCTTCTTGAGAGTTAGAACTTTCATCTCTTCCCAGCACAAGCGTTTCATGCGTATTTTGTTGAAGAACTTCAAATATGATCTATAAAATTATGACTCATTTATATTTCAAACTCCAACCTCTCCCTTGAGTTCCTGGCTCACAGCAACTACAGACTGAGCTTAGTTGGAATTCAGTAGCACACAACTGGGATATCTGCACTGTCCAGCTTTTaacgatttttaaaattttgatactgTCAGCATGGCAAATTCAGTGTTCAAAATAGAGTAGAATGTTGTTTCTACCCACCTATACTCTGCCATCCCGTGAAGTCCTTTCCCCATGGTCCACCACTCAACCCTTGCCTATCGCAGCAAATGGCAGTTCTGTCTTTCCAGTTGCTTACACATAAAACGAGGCTGCTattttaatgtcttcatttttctctattctgtaTCTAATTCCTTAGCAATCCTGTCAGTTCTACCTCCAAACTGTACTCAGCATATTCACTGCTCTAACTCCAGCTTAAATCACCATCATCCTTTTCCTGGAATGCTGCATCAACCTTCTAATCACTCtactttcctctccctccttcctccctttcttcttccttcgtGTAAATTATCATTTCATCCTTCTGCTTAAAATCTTTTCGTGTTTTCTTATTACACTTAAAATGGCAAACTCTTACCCTTGAGCCCTGCGGAATTTGGCTGCCATCAGTctctcccacttcaccttctgcctcCTTCACACTCTAGCCCCGCTCACTTTTTCATTCCTCAGGCTTACCAAGCTCAATTGCATCTTAGAgaatttgttcttgctttttcttctgcctggaatacgTGTTTCCCAATCTTTATAATACTATCCTTATCTGTAGGTTTCATCTCAGATGTCACATCTAAGAGAGGTTTTCTTTGACCACTGTAGCCAAAGCAAATGTTGATCAcggaaggaaaaagggaatgaCTGAATGGAGTGGTGTGTAGTGTAGCAGAGTTGATAATTTAAGGCTAATTCACTATGTATCTCCAAGCAAAGAGATTTGTAATGCTTTTCCTGCCTAAAATCTATACAGCTGATTCACAAATACTTGGTTGACAGGTTTTATAGATCAGTGTGGCTCATCAGCTTGTATGTTGCTGGGGCCAGAATCTATACTTACACTTCATTCAAATTTGATTTTACCGAAGAATTggggttttcatttttcatttaattaatagaGCTGTGAAATTATTATCTGTAATTctaaatctcatttaattcctcCCAATAGGATGTAAGACGGATTGGCATCAAAGTTCACTTCTTTAACAAAAGTGTTTTatgactttaataaaatattagagaaTGGTAGACTCCATGGAAGCCCTTTACAAAAACTTGTGATAGGAAATTTTGATGATGAGCAGACTTTGCAACAACTGGAATTGCAAAATGACCCAATTGTACAAAGCTTCCAAAATGCAGTTAGTGAAACAAAGATGAAGATATCAGTCACTCAGAGAGTGAAGAACAGGAGTGTGAAGAGGATGGTTCAGAGACAGAGGCTGGTGGCCAGGAGGACCTAGAAGAtttagaggaggaagaggaagtgtCAGATATGGGTGGTGACAATCCTGAAGTGAGTGAGAGAGCAAACTCAAGCAAATGCGATCTGAGGAAAAGCCCAGTTTTCAGTGCTAAGGATTCTGATCTTGACTTTGGTATCAACAAATTGGAACAGCAGAGCAAGGTGCAAAACAAAGGACATGGAACACCAAGAGAAAAGTCCATAGTAGACGAGATATTCCTCCAACTCTCTGCGATGGAGGCCTAtttagaaaacagacaaaaagaagaggaacaaaaagatgatgatgatgaggtgGAAGATACtgatctttttaaagatattcatGCTGATGAAGATGAAGGGGGACTCTCTGGAAGTAAGAAAGTTAAGGTAAAGTTATGAGAGAGGACAGagccctttcctcctcctctaattagcttttgttctgtttttctagtagagatgtaATTGTAGTCAGAAGATGTAGAGCTAATAAATATTATGCTGTATCTTATCAGTTAAAATGAATCTATACTTCCATTCAGTTTATGTTCCAGTTGTTCCTGTAATAGTTTTATGGTAGTGTTTTTAGTTGCCAATTTCACCTAGTAACTATTTTTTGACTTGTAGTGTTATTCAGTTAGAAAGTAATGTAAACATGCagtacacatacaaatatatatgcatgtgttaatgatgtatttttctattcctaattaatagttttaaaaatctttttatcttAGTCAGGTAAAAGTTCCAGAAATGTGAAGTACAAAGATTTTTTTGATCCAGTTGAAAGTGATGAAGATACAGCAAGTGATCATGATGATGAGCTGGGTTCCAACAAGATGATGAAATTGCTGAAGAAGCAGCAGAAGAACTAAGCATTTCTGAAATCTATTTTGAATCATCCTTTACAAGGTGAGCTGGAATTGCCCACTCATGTATTTGTACTTGTGGTTTGCACGTATGTTTGTTTTAAGAAGTTAGATTCTCTCCTATCAGATATTTTCAAGATAGCCAGAGGAAAGTCTCTGGATTTAAAGGGACATTAGAGAtcaattaatgaagaaaaatattactgGCAGTAGCAATCAAACCTTTCTTACCAGGAACTTTGATTTGGTTTTGTGCCCCCAAAATCCTGTTATTTTTGTGAGATAGGAGGTTTGTATTATAGATcaatgaatgatttattttctatatattacacactttttgttctgtttcttttttttttttttttttgagacggagtctcgctctgtcgcccaggctggagtgcagtggccggatctcagctcactgtaagctccgcctcccgggttcccgccattctcctgcctcagcctcccgagtagctgggactacaggcgcccgccacctcgcccggctagttttt
Encoded proteins:
- the LOC103885655 gene encoding U3 small nucleolar ribonucleoprotein protein MPP10-like; translation: MGGDNPEVSERANSSKCDLRKSPVFSAKDSDLDFGINKLEQQSKVQNKGHGTPREKSIVDEIFLQLSAMEAYLENRQKEEEQKDDDDEVEDTDLFKDIHADEDEGGLSGSKKVKSGKSSRNVKYKDFFDPVESDEDTASDHDDELGSNKMMKLLKKQQKN